In Drosophila pseudoobscura strain MV-25-SWS-2005 chromosome 4, UCI_Dpse_MV25, whole genome shotgun sequence, the following proteins share a genomic window:
- the SmydA-3 gene encoding SET domain-containing protein SmydA-8 isoform X2, with protein sequence MLKARLEHDAVFGRCLAVAEPVQRGDLLVEELPFAFGPKRDSGIVCLGCHQYLQFGEDGDSLDRCELCDWPLCGVCAGGDDDGIHHRSECVVFSAARVTFAGNVSEDGVCTQLDCITPLRVLLAKEANPKRWEVEVAPMEHHESERRLNEDVWHADLVNIAQYLRGPCKLASRFSEELIMQVVGVLEVNAFEARTARGYPLRCLYPYTGILAHSCVPNTARSIYPSEGFKIRLRAMVDLDDGQPLHHSYTYTLDGTAQRQTHLREGKFFTCNCERCLDPTELQTHFSSLKCGQCAEGFLAPKQPTEVDTSWNCCSCGASSSNVDVETTIKSIQSEVSGVQALEMGPHRLEEAERLLRKYKSLLHPLHFIATGLRQLLIEMYGRVQRYEMVQLSDDLLERKAELCRQVLSVLNKFEPGLSRSRAMNLYELHVPLVLLAKSGFIASKLNGGELRARLVDAIDLLKECVEILHYEDKCSQEGVLCEVAKQALRQLTLSVEGLGSELD encoded by the exons ATGTTGAAGGCGCGGCTGGAACACGACGCAGTCTTTGGCCGTTGCCTGGCCGTCGCGGAGCCAGTCCAACGCGGGGATTTACTTGTGGAGGAGCTGCCCTTCGCCTTCGGCCCCAAAAGGGACAGCGGAATCGTATGCCTGGGGTGCCACCAGTACCTACAGTTCGGCGAAGATGGGGACTCCCTGGACCGCTGTGAGCTTTGCGACTGGCCGCTGTGTGGAGTGTGCGCTGGCGGCGATGATGACGGCATCCATCATCGGAGCGAATGCGTCGTATTCTCTGCTGCTCGCGTCACATTCGCCGGCAATGTGAGCGAGGATGGCGTCTGTACGCAGCTGGATTGCATAACACCTTTGAG AGTGTTGCTAGCCAAGGAGGCGAATCCCAAGCGCTGGGAGGTCGAGGTGGCGCCTATGGAGCACCACGAGTCGGAGCGTCGCCTCAACGAGGATGTTTGGCATGCAGACCTCGTGAATATAGCCCAGTATCTGCGCGGTCCCTGCAAGCTGGCCTCGCGGTTCAGCGAGGAGCTCATCATGCAGGTGGTCGGAGTGCTGGAAGTGAACGCCTTTGAGGCGAGAACCGCGAGGGGATATCCTCTGAGATGCCTCTATCCCTACACGGGTATTCTGGCCCACAGCTGTGTACCCAACACTGCCAGGAGTATCTATCCCAGCGAGGGTTTCAA GATCCGCTTGCGTGCCATGGTAGACCTGGACGATGGACAGCCGTTGCACCACAGTTACACCTACACCCTGGACGGCACTGCCCAGAGACAGACGCACCTGCGAGAGGGAAAATTCTTTACCTGCaactgcgagcgctgcctggATCCGACGGAACTACAGACTCACTTCTCCAGCCTCAAGTGTGGCCAGTGCGCGGAGGGCTTCCTAGCGCCCAAGCAGCCCACAG AAGTCGACACCAGTTGGAACTGCTGTAGCTGCGgcgccagctccagcaacGTGGATGTGGAGACCACAATCAAGTCGATCCAGTCAGAGGTCAGTGGGGTGCAAGCTCTTGAAATGGGCCCGCATCGGCTGGAGGAGGCTGAACGACTCCTGCGAAAGTACAAATCTCTGCTCCATCCGCTTCACTTCATTGCCACTGGACTGAGGCAGCTACTCATCGAGATGTACGGCCGGGTGCAGCGCTATGAGATGGTTCAGCTGTCAGACGATTTGCTGGAGCGCAAGGCGGAACTTTGTCGTCAGGTGCTCAGCGTTCTCAATAAATTCGAGCCAGGCCTGAGTCGCTCCCGGGCCATGAATCTGTACGAGCTGCATGTTCCGCTGGTCCTACTGGCGAAGAGTGGGTTCATAGCCAGCAAACTGAATGGCGGTGAGCTGCGGGCCCGTCTCGTCGACGCCATAGACCTGCTCAAGGAGTGCGTGGAAATCCTGCACTACGAGGACAAGTGCTCTCAAGAGGGAGTCCTGTGCGAAGTGGCCAAACAGGCACTGAGGCAGCTCACACTGAGTGTCGAGGGATTGGGCAGTGAACTCGACTGA
- the Stam gene encoding signal transducing adapter molecule 1 — protein MGIFGQSSLFDADVEKATSETNTNDNWSLILDVCDKVSTNPRLAKDCLKAVMRRMGHNDPHVVMQAITLLDACSNNCGKPFHLEVASRDFETEFRRLLTRAEPKVTLKMRQVLKNWAENDYKNDRELDLIPALYTKLRQEGYDFKNLGEKSSKTAADKAANLPKDPNVVSSQQEEDDIAKAIELSLKEGKSSPKAVSGSAASAGNSSAYPSLYPSFGGASSAASNDANPNQNQAPASEPRKVRALYDFEAAEENELTFFAGEIIHVLDDSDPNWWKGFNQRGEGLFPSNFVTADLSVDPERLDINQQHKTGAAQKDVDSATTLQQKTEATAAAAAAAAASAQPVEIDEAKIDRLLHLLHEANPEDPSQDSDEMLRLEQEVHQMGPLIDAELERVDRKHAQLTQLSSDLVDAINLYHGLMRDDRAVAGQFAAAAGGFMPGLAGFPGAALYGAPGYPGAGGFPPHQSYPGMHSLPYAPVPNVPTNVPPPTTAPAGYLEQSQVPLTFQNGHAAQMTSLPPHLPQLNPAAPAPQPLYNAQPAPVSTHQQQQAAPLQQHQPGYNTIQDQQQQFAQAPPAVTQIQQQQSQAPPHAYMQPGPPQGYQPGPTPQQPQPHLYAPNGSPAVTQQSYVPQQQQHQHQLTPHDQFSQVHQQTAIMGMATQPAAAPGYHMQNDAVKNNIPIYQQQW, from the exons ATGGGAATTTTCGGGCAATCGTCGCTGTTTGACGCCGATGTGG AAAAAGCCACCAGCGAGACAAATACGAACGACAACTGGTCATTAATTCTCGATGTGTGCGATAAGGTGTCCACAAATCCTCGTCTGGCTAAGGATTGCCTCAAGGCGGTGATGCGGCGCATGGGCCATAACGATCCCCATGTGGTAATGCAGGCGATCACATTGCTGGACGCCTGCTCCAACAATTGTGGCAAGCCTTTTCATCTGGAGGTTGCCTCACGTGACTTCGAAACCGAGTTTCGACGGCTGTTGACCCGGGCAGAGCCAAAGGTGACGCTG AAAATGCGCCAAGTGCTAAAGAACTGGGCTGAAAATGATTACAAGAACGATCGGGAACTGGATTTGATTCCTGCCCTCTACACCAAGCTGCGTCAAGAAGGCTACGACTTTAAGAATCTTGGCGAAAAGAGTAGCAAAACAGCTGCAGACAAGGCGGCCAATTTGCCAAAAGACCCGAATGTCGTGAGCAGCCAGCAAGAGGAGGATGACATTGCCAAGGCCATAGAACTGTCGCTGAAGGAGGGCAAGAGTAGTCCCAAGGCTGTCAGTGGAAGTGCTGCGAGTGCAGGGAACTCTAGTGCCTATCCATCGTTGTATCCGTCGTTCGGAGGGGCCTCCAGCGCCGCAAGCAACGATgcaaacccaaaccaaaaccaagcCCCAGCTTCCGAGCCAAGAAAAGTTCGAGCTCTGTATGATTTTGAGGCTGCGGAGGAAAACGAACTCACGTTCTTCGCTGGCGAGATTATCCATGTGTTGGATGACAGCGACCCCAACTGGTGGAAGGGCTTCAATCAACGAGGAGAGGGACTCTTCCCCTCGAATTTCGTCACTGCCGATTTATCTGTGGATCCCGAGCGCCTGGACATCAATCAGCAGCACAAGACAGGAGCTGCCCAGAAGGATGTGGACTCCGCAACGACTTTGCAGCAAAAGACTGAAGCCacagctgcagccgcagcagcagctgctgcctctgctcaGCCCGTGGAGATCGACGAAGCTAAGATTGATCGTCTTTTGCATCTACTCCACGAGGCAAATCCCGAAGATCCCTCGCAGGATAGCGACGAAATGCTCCGGCTAGAGCAGGAGGTTCATCAAATGGGTCCTCTGATTGACGCCGAACTGGAGCGAGTGGATCGTAAGCACGCCCAATTGACGCAGTTGTCAAGTGATCTCGTCGATGCCATAAATCTCTATCATGGTCTGATGAGGGATGATCGGGCCGTCGCGGGACagtttgctgctgcagctggaggcTTCATGCCAGGCCTTGCCGGCTTTCCGGGAGCCGCTCTGTACGGAGCGCCAGGCTATCCCGGTGCGGGTGGCTTTCCCCCGCACCAAAGCTATCCAGGAATGCACTCGCTCCCTTATGCCCCCGTACCCAACGTCCCAACAAATGTTCCGCCCCCGACAACAGCTCCGGCTGGTTACCTGGAACAGAGTCAGGTGCCGCTGACTTTTCAGAATGGACACGCAGCGCAGATGACCT CGCTACCCCCCCATCTGCCACAGCTAAACCCTGCTGCACCTGCACCCCAGCCCCTCTATAATGCCCAGCCAGCACCCGTGTccacccaccagcagcagcaagcagcgccactacagcagcatcagccaggctacaatacaatacaagaccagcagcagcagtttgCCCAAGCTCCGCCCGCAGTTACACAgatccagcaacagcaatcaCAAGCGCCCCCTCATGCTTACATGCAGCCGGGGCCGCCGCAGGGATATCAGCCCGGACCAACACCACAGCAGCCCCAACCGCATCTGTATGCACCGAATGGTTCTCCGGCAGTCACCCAACAGAGCTAcgtgccacagcagcagcagcatcagcatcagctcaCGCCACACGATCAATTTAGTCAGGTGCATCAGCAAACGGCCATCATGGGCATGGCGACACAGCCCGCAGCTGCGCCTGGCTATCACATGCAGAACGATGCCGTCAAGAACAACATTCCCATCTACCAGCAGCAGTGGTAA
- the LOC4817926 gene encoding uncharacterized protein, producing the protein MGSYRNIYLTMSHLRFQLFVLYSFCFHSSLHQLVPVPDSDLMAGNELLMASAEDDLEWTQADWQLVIPWLLQLQQVRLCVAVSIFDQQLVYGTPCAGLLAQGPLMASCDIGHIEDLSVTMRDAFGPMLFDTMQRCRPGLELFGVRCRRRA; encoded by the coding sequence ATGGGGAGTTATAGGAACATTTATCTCACCATGAGTCACCTACGCTTCCAGCTGTTCGTCCTGTACAGTTTTTGCTTTCATAGCTCTCTGCACCAACTCGTCCCCGTTCCGGACTCCGACCTCATGGCCGGCAACGAACTTCTGATGGCCAGCGCCGAAGACGACTTGGAGTGGACTCAGGCGGACTGGCAATTGGTGATTCCCTggctcctgcagctgcagcaagtGCGTCTCTGTGTGGCAGTGTCTATATTCGACCAGCAGCTGGTCTACGGAACACCCTGTGCTGGCCTGCTAGCCCAGGGCCCGCTCATGGCCAGCTGCGACATCGGCCACATTGAAGATCTCAGTGTGACCATGCGCGACGCTTTCGGACCAATGCTGTTCGACACCATGCAGAGGTGTCGTCCTGGCTTGGAGCTCTTCGGGGTACGTTGCAGGCGTAGGGCCTGA
- the aurB gene encoding aurora kinase B — MTLLRTKHANRNHLPALMSKVPDEHNEPIKNMCLKMMSHDAYGQPYEWSSRDFEMGAHLGRGKFGRVYLARERYSHYLVAMKVMFKEELRKGNVQRQVLREIEIQSRLKHPNILRLLTWFHDESRIYLALEIASEGELFKHLRTAPNNRFDEPRSAKYTYQVANALNYCHLNNVIHRDLKPENILLTGTDDLKLADFGWSAHTPNNKRRTLCGTLDYLPPEMVDGTSYDDTVDQWCLGILCYEFLVGFPPFESNSAENTYQKIRHLEIHYPSHLSKGSKELIAGLLRKQSNGRISLVDVMTHPWVKEGMAEREAQLRLSERGKENMAKN; from the exons ATGACACTCTTACGTACTAAGCACGCCAACCGCAATCATTTGCCGGCATTAATGAGCAAAGTGCCGGATGAGCACAATGagccaattaaaaatatgtgCCTAAAAATGATGTCTCATGATGCCTATGGACAGCC CTACGAATGGAGCTCTCGCGACTTCGAAATGGGTGCTCACTTGGGGAGAGGAAAATTCGGACGCGTCTATTTGGCCCGAGAGCGCTACTCGCATTATTTGGTGGCGATGAAGGTGATGTTCAAGGAGGAGCTACGCAAGGGAAATGTTCAGCGTCAGGTGCTCCGTGAGATAGAGATCCAGTCGCGACTCAAGCATCCCAATATTTTGAGACTTCTGACATGGTTTCACGACGAGAGCCGGATCTACCTGGCTCTGGAGATCGCCTCGGAGGGAGAACTATTCAAGCATCTGCGTACAGCGCCCAATAATCGGTTCGATGAGCCGCGCTCTGCGAAATACACCTACCAAGTGGCTAATGCCCTGAACTATTGCCATCTGAACAACGTCATTCACAGAGACTTGAAGCCTGAGAACATTTTATTGACAGGCACGGACGATCTAAAACTGGCCGACTTTGGCTGGtcagcacacacacccaaCAACAAGCGCAGGACCCTTTGCGGAACACTGGACTACCTTCCCCCGGAAATGGTGGATGGCACTTCGTACGATGATACTGTCGATCAATGGTGCTTGGGCATTCTGTGCTACGAGTTTCTCGTGGGCTTCCCGCCCTTCGAATCGAACAGCGCGGAGAACACCTACCAAAAGATCAGGCACCTCGAGATCCATTACCCATCGCACTTATCAAAAGGCAGCAAGGAACTGATCGCTGGG CTACTACGAAAGCAGAGTAATGGCCGGATCTCTTTGGTGGATGTGATGACCCATCCTTGGGTTAAGGAGGGCATGGCCGAGAGGGAAGCACAACTGCGGCTGAGCGAGCGTGGCAAGGAGAACATGGCGAAAAATTAG
- the Dnz1 gene encoding palmitoyltransferase ZDHHC3, with protein sequence MVFIRDPCGIACLVMTYGAVLYADYVVIRWIILTTMPGSIWTSFHVVLFNTVVFLLGMSHTKAVFSDPGIVPLPANRLDFSDLHTTNKNNPVGNGHSSEWTVCTRCETYRPPRAHHCRICKRCIRRMDHHCPWINNCVGERNQKYFLQFLIYVAVLSLYSLGLIVASWVSPCEECNQNVIESQLRMIHSVILMLVSALFGLFVTAIMVDQLHAILYDETAVEAIQQKGTYRPNRRKYQLLADVFGRGHPALWLLPCTSLNHASRYHDTPLLSHDV encoded by the exons ATGGTCTTTATTCGCGATCCCTGTGGCATTGCCTGTCTGGTGATGACCTACGGCGCTGTACTGTATGCTGACTATGTTGTCATTCGTTGGATTATCCTCACCACTATGCCCGGAAG CATTTGGACCTCGTTCCATGTTGTGCTCTTCAATACGGTCGTCTTCCTACTGGGCATGTCCCATACCAAGGCCGTCTTCTCCGACCCGGGCATCGTACCCCTGCCGGCCAACCGCTTGGACTTCTCGGATCTGCACACCACAAACAAGAACAATCCAGTAGGCAACGGACACAGCAGCGAATGGACAGTCTGCACTCGCTGCGAGACCTATCGACCTCCGCGGGCCCACCATTGCCGGATCTGTAAGCGGTGCATCCGCCGAATGGATCACCACTGCCCCTGGATCAATAATTGCGTGGGCGAACGCAACCAGAAGTACTTCCTACAGTTTCTCATTTATGTGGCCGTTTTATCGCTTTACTCCCTGGGCCTAATTGTTGCCTCTTGGGTGTCGCCCTGCGAGGAATGCAATCAGAATGTGATTGAGTCACAGTTGAGAAT GATTCATTCCGTCATCTTGATGCTGGTGTCGGCTCTGTTCGGGCTCTTCGTTACCGCCATTATGGTCGATCAACTGCATGCTATACTGTACGATGAGACGGCCGTCGAGGCGATACAGCAGAAGGGAACCTATCGGCCAAACCGACGCAAATATCAGCTGCTGGCCGATGTGTTTGGACGTGGCCACCCGgcgctgtggctgctgccgtgCACCAGCCTGAACCACGCCTCCCGCTACCACGACACGCCCCTGCTTAGCCACGATGTCTAG
- the SmydA-3 gene encoding SET domain-containing protein SmydA-8 isoform X1, whose protein sequence is MTSPTSRPVNRTSVQWSAVCGRYLVAQESTPARSLLIEELPFAIGPKCNGPVVCLGCCRPAPATDVEELCVLCGWPLCEECSENEDSPHLQLECREFQISGARFYRLPSGSSYCPQLDCILPLRVLLAKEANPKRWEVEVAPMEHHESERRLNEDVWHADLVNIAQYLRGPCKLASRFSEELIMQVVGVLEVNAFEARTARGYPLRCLYPYTGILAHSCVPNTARSIYPSEGFKIRLRAMVDLDDGQPLHHSYTYTLDGTAQRQTHLREGKFFTCNCERCLDPTELQTHFSSLKCGQCAEGFLAPKQPTEVDTSWNCCSCGASSSNVDVETTIKSIQSEVSGVQALEMGPHRLEEAERLLRKYKSLLHPLHFIATGLRQLLIEMYGRVQRYEMVQLSDDLLERKAELCRQVLSVLNKFEPGLSRSRAMNLYELHVPLVLLAKSGFIASKLNGGELRARLVDAIDLLKECVEILHYEDKCSQEGVLCEVAKQALRQLTLSVEGLGSELD, encoded by the exons ATGACGTCGCCGACATCGCGCCCAGTAAATCGCACATCAGTGCAGTGGAGTGCCGTCTGTGGGCGCTACCTGGTGGCCCAAGAGTCGACGCCGGCCCGCAGCCTTCTCATAGAGGAACTACCGTTTGCCATAGGGCCCAAGTGCAATGGACCGGTGGTATGCCTCGGCTGCTGTCGACCCGCACCCGCAACCGATGTGGAGGAGCTCTGCGTCCTATGCGGCTGGCCGCTGTGCGAGGAGTGTTCCGAGAACGAGGATAGCCCGCACCTCCAGCTGGAGTGTCGCGAGTTCCAAATTTCCGGGGCTCGATTCTACAGACTTCCCTCGGGCAGTAGCTACTGCCCACAGCTGGACTGTATTTTGCCGCTCAG AGTGTTGCTAGCCAAGGAGGCGAATCCCAAGCGCTGGGAGGTCGAGGTGGCGCCTATGGAGCACCACGAGTCGGAGCGTCGCCTCAACGAGGATGTTTGGCATGCAGACCTCGTGAATATAGCCCAGTATCTGCGCGGTCCCTGCAAGCTGGCCTCGCGGTTCAGCGAGGAGCTCATCATGCAGGTGGTCGGAGTGCTGGAAGTGAACGCCTTTGAGGCGAGAACCGCGAGGGGATATCCTCTGAGATGCCTCTATCCCTACACGGGTATTCTGGCCCACAGCTGTGTACCCAACACTGCCAGGAGTATCTATCCCAGCGAGGGTTTCAA GATCCGCTTGCGTGCCATGGTAGACCTGGACGATGGACAGCCGTTGCACCACAGTTACACCTACACCCTGGACGGCACTGCCCAGAGACAGACGCACCTGCGAGAGGGAAAATTCTTTACCTGCaactgcgagcgctgcctggATCCGACGGAACTACAGACTCACTTCTCCAGCCTCAAGTGTGGCCAGTGCGCGGAGGGCTTCCTAGCGCCCAAGCAGCCCACAG AAGTCGACACCAGTTGGAACTGCTGTAGCTGCGgcgccagctccagcaacGTGGATGTGGAGACCACAATCAAGTCGATCCAGTCAGAGGTCAGTGGGGTGCAAGCTCTTGAAATGGGCCCGCATCGGCTGGAGGAGGCTGAACGACTCCTGCGAAAGTACAAATCTCTGCTCCATCCGCTTCACTTCATTGCCACTGGACTGAGGCAGCTACTCATCGAGATGTACGGCCGGGTGCAGCGCTATGAGATGGTTCAGCTGTCAGACGATTTGCTGGAGCGCAAGGCGGAACTTTGTCGTCAGGTGCTCAGCGTTCTCAATAAATTCGAGCCAGGCCTGAGTCGCTCCCGGGCCATGAATCTGTACGAGCTGCATGTTCCGCTGGTCCTACTGGCGAAGAGTGGGTTCATAGCCAGCAAACTGAATGGCGGTGAGCTGCGGGCCCGTCTCGTCGACGCCATAGACCTGCTCAAGGAGTGCGTGGAAATCCTGCACTACGAGGACAAGTGCTCTCAAGAGGGAGTCCTGTGCGAAGTGGCCAAACAGGCACTGAGGCAGCTCACACTGAGTGTCGAGGGATTGGGCAGTGAACTCGACTGA